The following proteins come from a genomic window of Gallus gallus isolate bGalGal1 chromosome 22, bGalGal1.mat.broiler.GRCg7b, whole genome shotgun sequence:
- the FAHD2A gene encoding fumarylacetoacetate hydrolase domain-containing protein 2A isoform X1, producing MAPARLAAALPRAMRLLRFHGPGTAAPRLGLEVEEGGEVVDLGEAEPALPRSMRAFLESGESGLAAARRALASGRHRLPRAGVRLLAPIDDPEKVICVGLNYRDHCLEQDVKVPKEPLIFSKFPSAIAGPFDDIVHPAESSEVDWEVELAAIIGKTGRHIQESVAMEHIVGFTVANDVSARDWQMRRNGRQWLLGKTFDTFCPIGPAIVTKDSVTDVHNLRIRCSVNGQLMQSSSTNQLIFRLPQLVAWVSQFVTLRPGDVLLTGTPPGVGVFRKPPMFLKPGDEVQCEIEELGTICNKVV from the exons ATGGCCCCGGCCCGGCTGGCggcggcgctgccccgcgccATGCGCCTGCTGCGCTTCCACGGCCCCGGGACGGCCGCGCCCcggctggggctggaggtggaggagggcGGGGAAGTGGTGGACCTCGGCGAGGCCGAGCCCGCGCTGCCCCGCTCCATGCGCGCCTTCTTGGAGAGCGGCGAGAGCGGCCTGGCGGCTGCCCGCAG AGCGCTGGCTTCGGGCCGGCACCGTTTGCCCCGGGCGGGAGTGCGGCTGTTGGCGCCCATCGACGACCCCGAGAAGGTGATCTGCGTGGGGCTGAACTACCGCGACCACTGCCTGGAGCAGGACGTCAAGGTGCCCAAGGAGCCGCTCATCTTCAGCAAGTTCCCCAGCGCCATCGCTGGGCCGTTCGATGACATCGTGCACCCCGCCGAGAGCAGT GAAGTGGACTGGGAGGTGGAGTTGGCTGCTATCATCGGGAAGACGGGGCGGCACATCCAG GAATCAGTGGCAATGGAGCACATCGTGGGCTTCACTGTGGCCAACGACGTCAGCGCCCGGGACTGGCAGATGCGAAGGAATGGGAGGCAGTGGCTGCTGGGGAAGACCTTTGATACCTTCTGTCCCATAGGGCCGGCTATTGTCACCAAGGACTCTGTGACAG ATGTCCACAACCTGCGCATCCGCTGCAGCGTCAACGGGCAGCttatgcagagcagcagcaccaaccaGCTCATCTTCAGGCTGCCCCAGCTTGTCGCCTGGGTGTCCCA GTTTGTCACACTGCGCCCTGGGGATGTTCTGCTGACAGGAACCCCTCCTGGTGTGGGGGTTTTCCGGAAGCCCCCCATGTTTCTCAAG CCAGGTGATGAGGTGCAGTGTGAGATCGAGGAACTGGGAACCATCTGCAACAAGGTGGTGTGA